A region of the Leptospiraceae bacterium genome:
GGCAAATCGAAAGACAAAGAACAAGAAATTCGCTATCTTCGCAAAATCATTGACGCGTATGAGAAAGTAACAAAGCTTAGCAACAAAGAATTAATTGAAGCCTATAAAACAATTTCTGCACAGGAAAGCGTTGGAAACCTCGCGCGAGAAGAATTAATCAATGCAACAGTTTCATTGGAAGAATTACGAGGACGCGAAACGAAAATTACAGAAGAAATAATTAAAATCTTAGATGAAGATCTTACAAACGAAGAACTAATCCTTCATAAACTCGAAGCGCTTAGTAAAAATTCTACCGCAGGTTTTTTCTCTGATTTATTTTATGTAATCGCAAACTTAGAACTTACGGAATTCGAAGCATCTGAATTTTGGAAAGAAATTTATAATCATCGTGTTGATATGTGTAATAGAATGGGTAGGAAAGTAAGTTTTAGAGTTGCCCTGCTCGATCATATTCTCGAAAACAATAGAGTCATAAAGAATCCCAAAATAATTGAACTAAATCTTTTTGATTCAGTAGTAAAAAATTCAGTCGTTGACGAACTAACGAGCGTTTATAATAGAAGGTATTTTAATTTAGCAATTAAACGTGAAATTAAAAGAGCCAAGAGATACAATCGTCCACTATGTTTATTTGTTTTTGATGTAGATGATTTCAAATTATTTAATGATAAATACGGTCACCTAGTCGGTGATGAAGTATTGCGGATCATTGGTGTTACCCTGAAAGAATCATTCCGACAAGAAGATACAATTTGTAGATGCGGCGGAGAAGAATTTACAGTAATTCTGCCGGAAGTCGATATCAATTCTGCTTTAATAGCCTGTAAACGCTTTGGTGAAGCTCTGAAGAAGTATTCCATGGAAAAATTAAAAGAACCCGTATTGGTTAGTGGAGGAATCTCTGAATTTCCTGTTCATGGTGATACTCCTGAAGATCTTTATAACAAAGCAGACCTTGCTTTATACCGAGTAAAGAATTCCGGCAAGAACAATATCATTGCCTATTCGGATATTTAGAGAGTCTCTATCTAAAATTACTTTTAGTCAACTTTGCAGTTTGCTTAGAATCAACTCTTGCATTTCTCCTTTCGGATTTACTCCAAGGCTCTGCAACTAAGAATGAAATGGCAAAAACGAAAAGAATAATAGATGTTAAGTTAGCAATGTATAGCATATCTGACGGACCTTCTTTTTTTTTAGGCTCCAAATAATATTCTGCGTTAGATTTAAAGCAAGAATTTTTTTATTTAGGGCTAAATATTTTTCAGGTTATTCCGATATAATTCTGAACGTTATGAGACATAGCTTGAAGATGATTTGTTGAGTAGTTGCTAGTTTTAATAAAGGCAATTTTTTAATTTCTAAATGCCATTTACTACACTTCTTTCTGTTCCTTAATAACCAAATAACTCTTTAAAGATATTCTAGTTTATGTTTCTTATCACATACTTTTGAAATTCCTGTTTGCGGAATGTCAACTTCTTTAAAGCCAGATAGATATTCACAACCGGATAATAGTAATAAGGCGCAAGGAGAAAAAGTAAGAAAGGAAATCTTTGGCACTATTCTGAGTAGCTAGGAGTGTATAGACGTGAATAAATCCATTTGATTTGTTGTGAATTACAAATCCGAGATTTTATTTTTAGAGTAAATCATAACTTCAAAATTTATTTCTCAATATTATTCAAAATCATTTCAGCATTTAGAATTGCTTCTAACGTTACATCAGATGTAAAAGTAGTAATCGCATCATAGTTACTAGCTTGTCTATCTTCAAACAAGCCTTGCAGAATAGCTGTGTAATCTTTTGGAAAAATACTAGACTTCACAAACTCGCGATTAAACGCTCCAATGGTTTAATTATGAGAAGAAAAATTTAGATTCTTAGTCAAAAGCAAAGCTGATATAGCATTAAAGGCACAGTAATAAGAACGTGAAATTGAATCTTCGAATTGACCGTTTTCGAAATCAATGCGAGCGGTTTTTAATTTACTCTTTGCCTTTACCAGCAATGCAAGAATTTCCTCATCTCATTCACAACAAAATTCCTTCTCTCAAAATATTACGACCGATAGAAAAGTTTTTTCTCTTCTCCCACTCAGAAGTATCATAAATTAGACTTGCGGCTAATGTATCGAATTCATCAAGAAAATCAACTTCGAGTTCTCGAACTGATTTAACAAGTTCTCGGTTTTTTTCTTTAAATACAATTAGAAAGTCATAATCGGAATGTTCAGAAAAATCACCACGTGCTCTAGAGCCAAATAGCCATATACCTTCTAAAATATTTGGAAACTTATTCTTAATTTTCTTAGAAAAAGAAATGGCAGCTAGGTCATTCATTGCTTTAATTCAACGACAACTCTTGTCTTGCTTTCTTCAAAACTTCTAGAATTTGGTTGTGAATAAATCCATTCGAGATAACGATATCAGATGGATAAGTAATCATCTGGTCGCCTTTGTAGTCAGAAATGGTAGCGCCTGCTTCTTTGAGGATAACGGATACTGCGGATAAGTCCCATAAGCCCACACGTTTTT
Encoded here:
- a CDS encoding GGDEF domain-containing protein, which produces MESGKSKDKEQEIRYLRKIIDAYEKVTKLSNKELIEAYKTISAQESVGNLAREELINATVSLEELRGRETKITEEIIKILDEDLTNEELILHKLEALSKNSTAGFFSDLFYVIANLELTEFEASEFWKEIYNHRVDMCNRMGRKVSFRVALLDHILENNRVIKNPKIIELNLFDSVVKNSVVDELTSVYNRRYFNLAIKREIKRAKRYNRPLCLFVFDVDDFKLFNDKYGHLVGDEVLRIIGVTLKESFRQEDTICRCGGEEFTVILPEVDINSALIACKRFGEALKKYSMEKLKEPVLVSGGISEFPVHGDTPEDLYNKADLALYRVKNSGKNNIIAYSDI
- a CDS encoding HEPN domain-containing protein; protein product: MLVKAKSKLKTARIDFENGQFEDSISRSYYCAFNAISALLLTKNLNFSSHN
- a CDS encoding nucleotidyltransferase domain-containing protein, yielding MNDLAAISFSKKIKNKFPNILEGIWLFGSRARGDFSEHSDYDFLIVFKEKNRELVKSVRELEVDFLDEFDTLAASLIYDTSEWEKRKNFSIGRNILREGILL